Genomic segment of Budorcas taxicolor isolate Tak-1 chromosome 22, Takin1.1, whole genome shotgun sequence:
AGCATGAGCATGAGAACTTCAAAGGATTAAAatgtacctttaaaaaatattaaagtattatatatattttcattctaaTACTTGGTAAAACAAAGTAGTAATGTTGACAttggccatttccttccttttcacaaGGCAGATTCAGAGTAAGCATGTTTCAGAAGGAACTGGCTGTGAAGGGAGGTACCCTAGAACTGCTGGACATGAGGGCGTCACCATCCACAGGACACTATAGCCAGCTATGTGGGAGAGAGGCAGGCTTCATGACCAGGAGACAGGAGAGCTGCCATGTCACAACCTCGCTGCCCAGAACACAACAAAAACATGCACCCTAAACACAGATGAGCCCAGCACTGGTGGTGGAAATTACAACACAAGTATATTTCTCATGCAAAATACGAGCAATGACACATATTTACACGATGCAAATAAAGTGCTGAAAGAGCTTTCTTTTGGGGATACCACTGCGATTATGTGGTTTCAGTGAAGGTTAATGCCACATGGGGAACTTGCAACTCtttataaccaagatgaagataGTATAGAAAAAGCACTTGGGTAGAAACCTGGGTGTGTGACAGGCtgctaggaaaaaaacaaaaacaggaatgacagaagtatattttcttttatatacaaaaacaaaGGCCCCAGGTATGATTTGTTGAAGTAGGCATCCACAAGATGTTAGATCACTTTCCCTTTGCTTTGGTTCAAACAGTCTAGGAACAGCAATCGGTTCCCCTTCTAGGAAGAGCATATAAACATAGCGACACAACTGCTTTTaggagaaaataaacaacatttaagaaaagaaattaaattaattttaaactaaattaaaCATTTACCAATAAATAAGATTCTTAAAAAGGTAACATCTTCATCCTACAATCATGGGCATAACATATAcaccagtttaaaaaataaactttctctcacaataataataattacaggtGTTAATGCAACGAGCTAGGAAATGAAATTACTTTAATGTatcttaagaggaaaaaaaaccctagcaaccaaaaataaattttaaaaatcgaCATTTTTTGAAAATGGTACATTCTAAAAGAACTAATTCTTTATTACAGAACATAATTCAAACTATTGTTGGTATTTCAATGTATTcctaaagaaatgtttaaaaggaAATTTCGTACACCAGAATTGGAACAGCACTTATAATTCAGTTTACGGCTATGAAAAGGCAATCATCTTCCACTTAAAACTGTAACCAGTGATGAAATATACTTCAAGAACATAAACATTTGGACAATCTTTAATATTGGTTAAAAACAGACTGATGTTTGTTTCTGATGGAGATATTGTTAATCCCATGTGCAAAAAAAGTGCAGCTGTCTATTTGTACTTGAGATACATAAGACCAACGCTTCTGTACTATTTACACAGGTAAAAGATTTTAAACATAATGATTTCCGAAAGGACATCGCATCTTCTTTATGGATAACCACGTGCTACCGAGAGCCCAAAAGCTTGATGGCACTCTTTAAGTTACACAAACGTACCCAAAGAGGTATACCTGCTCTTGGCCTAATTTTGATCCTAAACAAAAATCCAATTTCAAAATCAGGAATTATTTTGATCTAGGAAATCTTGGACTTGTTGCAAATGTGCAAACCTTGTCTCTGAGAACCAGGTTCCTACACTCCCTTTTCTAACCCTCTCACCACTGGTCCAGCCCGCAAACCCCATCAGCTGCAGAGTAGCAATACCCCAAATAAGAGTGAAAAAACTCAGCCCTCAAACAACTGACATGCCTTTAGGTCATGTGACATCTTTAGGGGCTGGTACGGGCAATCAAAAAGGATGAAGAAACACTTCAGCAAAGCAACCATTATTTGTCCACAAAAACCATGAAAAACAAGTGATAGAAAATTAACAAACCAAATATATAAATCTGACAACATTTTGCATTTCCAGAACTTGTTTTCCTATCCGTGCACGCAGGGTTCTTGGTCAACCATCCACCCATATTTCCTGCGTCTACACGAAGTACTTTTACTAAAGTTCTTAAAAATGTCGCTGTGACCTGTAAGTCACACAGAATGGTGATGGTCAGGAAATCAATCCACTCAATTATCACTCTGTACGGTGCACTCCCTGGTGCAGCAGGTGGAGAGGGGGACTTTTAAAAAGGGACAGAAGTCTCTCACTTCTGAACTGGGCCCAGGAGTTCtcaaattaaaatcagaaatcataaaaaaagaaaaaggtggcggggggcggggggtgggtgctTACTGGCAACATTAATACAAGACACCAGACGGGACAGTGGAACAGTTTGGTCAGAACCAAGGAACGGTTATTTCCTTGCAAAGTTTTCGAAACACCCAACCAAGCACTGCCTTATGTCCAGCGAGTACAAGTTCTCCGTAAGTTTCCACCGAAATGTGGCGGCTGGCGTTCATGGGTCGGGATGCCGGATGCGGATAAAGGATGCTGAGCATCCCTGCCGCGCGCATGCGCATCCCGGTCCCCCACCTCTAGCTGCAGGCGATGGTCTCCAGCTGCTGCTCGGCCTCCGCAGCCATGGCCGCCGCCTGCAGCTGTTCGGTCTCGCTCTGCATGGCGCTGGGGGTGACTTGCTTGCGCTCGCTGTGCATGTTGTTCTCGTGCCGCTTCAGGTCGGACGCCTTGGCGAAGGCCTTGGTGCAGGAGCCGCACACAAAGGGCTTCTCGCCGCGGTGACGGCGCTCGTGGTCCTTGAGGTGGGACTTGTGCTTGAAGGCCTTGTCACACATATGGCAGGCGAAGGGCCGCTCGTTGCTGTGCACCCGCTCGTGCTTCTTCAAGTCCGGGGCGCGGATGAACGACTTGCCGCACACCTCGCAGCTGTAGGGCTTATAGCCCGTGTGGATCTTCAGGTGCTCCTTCAGATGGGCCTGCGTGGTGAAGCCCTTGGTGCACATCTCGCACACGAAGGGCCGGTCGGCCGTGTGCAGCTTCTCGTGCTTCCTCAGCCGACCCTCGTCGGAAAACGTCTTCCCGCACGCCTGGCAGGCGATCTGCTCCCGGTGGTGCCCGTACAGCAGGTACTCGAACTTCATGTCGCTGGCCGCCGTGGTCCAGCCTGGGGTCTGCTCATCCTTCACTTCACTCATCCCGTCGTTAAATGTTAAGGCCTGAGGGGTCTGGGACCCCAGGTCCTTGGACTCGGGGGTCTCCATGGACTCTACCTCCTGGCCGTAGCAGTTGACCTTCCGTACCTCCTCGCTGCCCAGCTCTTTCAGGATGGCCTCCTGCACCCTGAGCGTCGTCGTGGGCGATTTGCCGTCCTCCTGACTCGGGGGGGTGCCTTCTACCGTGTCATCCGAGGGGCTGTCGTCCTGGTCTCCGATTTCCTCCACGTCGTCATCCTGAGGGTCGGCAGCATCCCCAATGGGGCGGTTGATCTTCAGGCAGTACTTGCTTTTCGACTGACCGTTGTTTTCGTCCGGGCTGGACACGTCCCGCTTCTGAGAGCAGAGTTTATCCAGGAACCGGATGCCGAGAATCTGACCGGATGACATCATTAAGTTAACATCTTCTTTTTTCACGGAGATCTTTGCCGTGTACATGTAATTCAGGACCTCTTCAAATATATCGGAACGGAGGAAATCTATTTCTATTACTGAGGAACTATCTACCTCAAGTTTCTTGAAAAGCTTTTTAAAGTAGGTGCTGCAGGCAGCGAGAACACACCTGTGCGCTCTGAACTTCACATCCTCGACCACAATCGCGATGTCGCAAAATTCTCCTTCCAAGCGTTGCTCATTGAGTGTTTTCAGAAACAGAGTTTTATGGTCATCGTCATTATATTTAATGGTTTCAGACATACTGATGAAAAACTCCTacaagaaaatgtttataaagaaaaagaattttggtCATTATGGACAGTACTTTTCCATATAAAAATTTCAGGGAGATTTCATTTTCTGACCACTTTCCGGTCCCTAACAATTTCAGAAAGTCACTGTCAGGAGGGGTTCAAGAATAGGAGGAGAAAAGACAGATCCAAATTTAGGGATTTCCACAGTTCCTTCTACTTATCTTCACTGTAGTCAGCGTATGCTTACTCATAACAACTCCTACTGAGCACGCAATACGTGCCTGGCATGGTGCTACACACTTTTCATGTCTTCACAAAGGCAGTGATCAAGTGACCTTGAGAGATAGGCATTGTTATTACCCTACTTGACCAATGAACTGAGGAACCTGCCCAATATTCTAGCTATTTAGTGGACCCTCAGGGCTCTAGCTCTAGCAAATCCAGGCACTCTAGCTCCAAAACCAGTGCTTCCTGATAACTAGAGGTAATAATGACAACTCAGCTTCAAGGTTTAAGAAAACCGTCTCTGGCAAGCATCCGCCAGAGCCGTCTGCTGTGTCTAATTTCATGCCGAGGAAGATTCAGTAAAATAACTAGCAGCTCTCAAGGTCCTGCTTCCTTAACGGAAGAGACAGATCACTCCTGCAGACCCGGGGAGGGAAATCATTTCCAGAACACTCCATTCAGTGTTGTCCTCTAGTTTTTTCACACCAGTGTTGGGCCACTTCTGAACAAGGGGCAAGGTTTAATAGGACCCTGAGAGAATCAGATGACATTTGGGAAGGCAGTGACAAGCAGCTTCATTCCCCACTGGATGCCAGTCTATCTGTCATGTGGATCAAAGTGTCATCAGAACTGGATGCACTTGACAAGTGAGGCGGGGGttttatgagaaaaagaaatgtagaacTGGCACGGAAGACATCTGCCACGTGTTAAAgaagtgatctttttaaaattaatgtgtcCTAGGTGTTTCTTTTCAAAAACCTTGCTGTCCTTTTATTCGACCAAGCATTAAGTATGAGGAAAGTACCTAGTCCCCTAAAGAATGCTAATACATAACTGAGAGACATTTTAAAGCTGACACCAATAAGATTCTAAAGACTTAATATGCAAAGTCATAGTTACCATGAACAACTCAGGCTATTATCTTAATGCTTTAAACACCAAAATCTTCGGATCAGAATAACTCTGATCAGGGGCACGCCAGTCCTACAAGAGAAAAGGACATACAAGAGTAAAGTTGGCTCTTTCCTTATCCCCACTTGCAAACAAGAATGTTttcaaaaattgatttttaaaaagaaactttcctTTTTTGTCCTGTCACTGGCACCTGTACCCATTTTCAGGTTGGGAACAAAGAGGAGGGTGGCTGGCAGCGTCGGGTTCAGCTCTGAACAGATACGAAGGAGAAAAGGTAAGGGCTGGAGCACTGGCAGCCTGGAGGGGGTGTGCGACGGGAATGGGAAGGATGGGCTGGGGAACCACTAAGGGATTTCCCCTCACAAAGCCTCTGTCTGTATTTGCAAGGATGTTGATTGCTGCACAGACAGAGTAAAAGCTGGTAAATACCTCATTCCCCTACCATTTCCTGCTGGATACACAGCCTTCCACATTTTTTTCTGCTTGGCTTATATAAAcatagattatttattttttacatcgaTAAATATAGACAAAGTTAAGAAAAGTACATATACTCAACAGTTAACAGTGGGGGAGAGGGAATAGTAGCCGTTTACTTCTGTCCACTCTTCTGTATGATGTAGTCTGCTGccgttgctgctaagtcgcttcagtcgtgtccaactctgtgcgaccccacagacagcagcccaccaggctcccccgtccctagaattctccaggcaagaacacgggagtgggctgccatttccttctccaatgcatgacagtgaaaagtgaaagtcaagtccctcagtcgtgtccaaccctcagtgaccccatagactgtagccttccaggctcctccgtccatgggattttccaggcaagagtcctggagtggggtgccattgccttctcggatgATGTAGTATATAGTTACTTAAATCACTCTGGTCTTGAAGCTTGCATTAGAGAACTCCAGGTGTGTTTGCCTCTATCCCTACAGGGAAGCTCAAAGGATTCTAGATTTTTTCCAGTTTAAACTCCATTTTGCAGACAAACATCCTGAAAAACATCAAGCCTTCTCTATTGAACGGTAACCACACAAACTTGAGCGTGGCAGAACCAGAGTCCTGAAAACCCTctacagaaaagcaaaaacatcattAAGGTGTCTAAAGTGGCAGGCTGTTTTCTTACTTGCCAAGTGCGAGGACTGGGCAGAATAATTTCTAAGGGTGCACCCCAGCCTGAGGCCACCCCCAAGGGAAGGCAGCCTTCCTACCTGGTTACTTCCTACAGTCGCTCTCTCTGGAGCTTGTGATAAAGGTGCATGGACCAGGCACAGGAGAGGCGTACGGTACCCATGTCAAcatacttagattttttttttaagcctatgTGTTATTTGGTCCCACTCCCTCTCTCCATATCTCCATTTTCCCCCCTCTGTTGAGATGTTCCCATTGCTAAGTTCAGGTGAGTCAAACGGGAAGATCCCAGTTGCCAGTATCCCTACAGGTGGAGGTCAAGATGCCACTCCAACCACACCTCCTGGACGAAGCTGCCCCTGCATGTCGCTTCTCCAAAGCGCCGGCGCGGGGGCCCCCGCTAAGCCGAAGCTACAGAAGCCGCGGCGACCAGCCGGCCGCCTCCCCGACCCCGGGGCCGCCGCGACAATGGCGGCGGCACCACTTCCCGGTCAAGAGCTCGCCGCTTCTGGACGGGAAGGGAGCAAGGAACTGAGTGCATGACCCGGGCCACCTCCGGAACCTCTCCGAGCCTCGCTACCATCCCGCTCAGCCCGGGAGGTGGGGGACGGGATCCAGCGGCTGGCATTCCTTCCCGAACAAAAGCTCCCGCCCGGTAAGCCGGGCGGAGCACCAGCCGTTTTCTCTTTTAGAATCGGGCTCTTCGGCGCGGGCTAGGGCCGCTGCTCCGAGCGCGAGAGGGAGGACCCACGGCGGCCCTGGCGGCGGGGATCGGGAACGGGCGTGCGGCCGGGCTCCGCAGCCccgcgccgcgccgcgccgcgccccGCTCCGCCCGCGAGCCCGGAGCTCGCGCCCCGCGCACTCCCCGGCCGGCTCGCGCCGGGCCCTCCCCCGCCCTCCcgcggccgggggcgggggcggcgcgcGGCCGGCTTCCCGAGCTCCGCAGGCGCTCCCGGGAGTGCGAGCGCGGGGGTCCCGGCCCCCTCCTCCGCGGGCTGCTGGGGGGCGGCGCGGCGGGGCCCGCGGCGCCGAGGGGCGGCGCCCGGCGGGCCGCGCTCGGCGCCGGGCTCCGGGccgtccccacccccaccgcggTGCACTGCGGCGGTGCGAGCGGGGGCGGCCATAAACTCCGCCGCCGAGGCTCGGCGAGCGCGCGCGCGGGGCAGCCACTGTCGCCGCCTGGCCGCTGCCCGAGCCCGCTCGCCGGCCTGCGCGGCCCCCGGAGCGCCCCGGCCCCACGCCCGGCCCCGCTCGCGCCGCGCCGCCGGGGCCGCCCGCACCTCCTGGAGCTGACGGGTGCCCCCGAGCGCAGCGAGAACGCGCTTCTTCCGGGCAgccccgccgcgcccgccgccCCCGCGCCCGCCTCGCGGCCGGCCCGGGCCCCTTCCGCACCCCCGGCCCGCGCTTACCTGCAGCCTGGCACAGCCACAGACACTCGCCGTGGGCTCCCCGCGCTCGCTGCACGCAGGCCGGGGACGGGATGGACGCGGGGCGCGGGGGCACGGTGGGTGGCAgtgtgttttggattttttttttttttttggagtttggggagggggcggggtgggggggaaatCGTGCACGTCCCTGATGGTAGCAGCCCTCCTCCTGCACGAGCACAGAATGTCTAGCCGGCCGCGAACACCCCCACCGGCACCCCCCCTTCCCGTGCATGCGCGGTGCGGGCCAGGGGGAAGGCGCGCCGCCGGCTTGCGCAGGCACGGAACACGACCGGGCCTCTAAATGGGCGAGCGGGGAAAGGGTTAATCCGGGACCTTGCGACGCTTTCGTTGGAGTCTACGGGGCCGCCCCCGGAGGGCTCTGGCCTGCGcacgcgcgcgcacgcgcgcggGTTGGGGCGCGCGGAGCCCGCGCGCGGGAGAAGGGGGTGGGCGGGACCGGGGCGGGGCTTAGGAGCGGAGGAGCGAATGCACGAGCGCCGCTCGCGGGCACCCGCCCCGCCTGCCTCTCCCGCCTCCCGCTCGGACTCCCGAGCTCCCGCCCGCGCCCTGCGCCGGCGCCGGCGCCGGCGCGGCACCGGGGACGCGGGAGCCCGGCGCTCCcgtgcgtgtgcatgtgcgtgGGCAGTGCCGCCCTCGGGCGCGCGCAGGCCGGGCGCCGCGGCTGCGGGGCTCGCCCGCGAGTTCCGGACGGGCGTTCCGGGCACCCTGCCTTCCGCGCTCGCCGGAGACAGCGAGACGCGCGCTCGCGGGCGTTGGGTCTTAGCGGGCATCGCCGCCGCATTTTGTCTATGGGCGAGTTATAGGAGCTCAGTAAGCGTTTGTAGAAGAGATGCAAAGGTGACATCTTTTCATTTGGACTGTAAGGGGCGATCCCAATCCCAGAGAGGAAAGGGatcatacacacacccacactcacacccacacccacagccccaaaGCTCGGGAGCCAGTCAGGGACGCGCCCACGCTGCCGCATCTCCCTGGAAACTCGCAAGGAAAAGTCTCGGGGCTGGAGCCCGAATAGCCCATCCCTGGCGGTGGAGCCCCTAGGTTCGGCTTCTTTTTCAGCTCGCTCGGAGAACTCTGATAACTCAGCGCCGTTCCTACATCCCTGTTGAGCAGAGTAAAGACTCCTGTGCTGTGGGAGCATCATCGCTCCCATTCAGTGACGGTCCCGGGGGAGTCCCTCCCGCTCCACCGTTTTCTGCTCATCTACGCACAGGAAGCTGGACGCCGCCGCGGCTCCCTCGCGTCGCTTGTGCAGCTTTATCATACCTGTTTTAACAGCGTTTTGCCAAAACATTCGTAATTCACATCTAAAAATTAGAGCAGGACCATCCTTGTGGGCTTGTGCGATAATTACAAAAATTAACGCTTGTAACGGGTCCATAATACACCGTGAAGAAATTATATTATGATTGTGTTAAATTCCAAAGAAATTCTGTTCGTCCCAAGGTGATTTGTAGTACTAACTGATGTCGGTTTCAACGTTTCCAAAAGTGCTTTTTATACACATCTTTTTTGATGTTCACAAAAGCCTGAGGGTCTACTGAATGAAACGAGGTAGAACAGACCAGTTCTAAAGTCAGACATACACACCTCAAATATTGGGTATATGATTTAGCTTCCCTAAACCTCACTTCTTGTTCTCTGATAAGAGCAGgaaattgtgagaattaaatggagTAATGCTCAATTAAGTGATTAGCTCAAATACTAGCGCGATGGTATTAAGTGACCTGCCAAGTCTGTCTGGATAGTGGGTTTCAGTGGCAAGAACAGAACCAGAACCACCAGGGGTCAGGCCCACACTTGATCCCTAGGTGGCCCACGTCCCCTCTGATGCCACGCTGGGCCTGATTATTCTTATgtttgtttagtcgccaagtggtgtcctttgcaaccccagactgtagcccaccaggcttctctgtccatgggatttcccatagCTTTTAAGGTTATATTTCAATCTTGTCTGTGTTTTTATAGGGGGATAATATTAGCAGTATATCATAAGATTATGTTATCAAGTGATAAAGCTGTCATTTCACTAAGCAGTGTGTGGGCATAGCTCTCTTAGTTATGGTTCATCGTTCGATGCAAACACTCCCTCCATACCACTTAATTGCATAGCTTTATACACTCATTCTGCATATATCGATTACCTATCTACTATGTAAAGACTGTCTCTTGGCATATGGCTAGGTAaagtctttcaggatttgactaATCTGATCCAATTAAAATGGCTCAGAAGAGTTCTTGAGCAGCAGAATGCAGTTCTCAAGTGACAGGTCCTTGACATCTTGATTTTGCATGAATTATTccgctttttcatttgttttgttgcGCTCATCGCCTGGGCTCTGTCCCTTGCTCCATGGGAATCATGGGGTGAGTgtaaacagaagaggaaattccgtgggctggaggagggaggaggggaagctACAAAAGAAGGGCCTGACCCAGACCCGGCACACAGCAGCCTTACCCTGGCGCCACCCAGCATCCCTTAGGCCCTCCATAAATAAGGGCTGATAGGTAAGTGACGACTCACGCAGTACTGTGGGGAGTTACAAGGACACACTGTGGGTTGATGTGGACTCAGGAGCTTTCTGAAACTCACAGATCTGAGGCCCCTGAAGGAAGTCTTCTGCCTCTCCTGCTCCGAATGCTGTCACTCTGTGGGACTCTCAAGCCAACAACTATGCTGGGAACACACTGTTCCTCCCCCTAGGGTGCTCCTGGCTGCCTCCTAATTGGAACCTGCTTGTAAGGCCGGGacctccctggtagtctagttaagagtctgcctgccaatgcaggggacatgggtttgatctctggtctgggaaggcAACTAAGCcctatgccacaactactgagcctgtgtctagagcccgggagctggaACTACTGAACCCATACATTCTGAACCCATACAAAGCCTGCATTCTGGAtcctgggctctgcaacaagagatgccaccacagtgagaagcctgtataccacaacgaagacccagtatacctgaaaataaataaataaataaaaatctaaaaaaaattaattgtaagGCAGGAGTCTAGGGCGCCAGGGCCTAGAGTGGCTTTGGAATGGCCCCTGAGGGACATGGGTGATATTAGATCATTTGCATGGAGTTGATGTCTCTATCACACTGACCTTGGGCCCTCTGATCAGTGGAAGATGTGCAGGAAAGTGGGCACATGTGCTCTGAACAGAGGCTTTGAGAAGCGGCTTGTGTTCCCCTCTTCCGCCTGGGTTTGTGCGGTCTTCCGTGAGGACTGGGCCTAGGTTGCCACTGTCTCTTCTACCTGGGCCTTCAAATGACAAGCAGGTCTCAGAGAAGGAAGCTGACTTGAAACCCAAGGCCTACCAAGCCCAGGCAGGCGACAGCTCATCCACAAACTCGTGAGTGAGAAAGAAACGCTTGCTTCGTTAGGCGCCAGAAGGCTGTGTTTTATGCTTTGTCATTGCAGTCAAACATAAAACACCTGTGCAAGGAAAAGTGTCCCACCAAGTGCCAGGAGCACTCTCCCCTTGATGCTCTGAAAACACTGGACATGGTACATGAACAGGAGGCAGACCTAATCCCAGATGATGCGGAGGTAGGGAAACACATTCAAATATGATCACATAAGTAATTTTACAACTGCACATTCTGATAATGCTACTAATAAAAAGGTACAAAGCTCAGAATGTCATGAAACAGAGGAACGCATTGTGGTTGCGAACTCAGTGAAAGCGTCTTCTAAGATGGATATTTGAGACCACAAGAATGAGGGGAGACAGGCTTCTTTGGGGTTGGGGGctagcatttcaggca
This window contains:
- the ZBTB14 gene encoding zinc finger and BTB domain-containing protein 14, which gives rise to MGTEFFISMSETIKYNDDDHKTLFLKTLNEQRLEGEFCDIAIVVEDVKFRAHRCVLAACSTYFKKLFKKLEVDSSSVIEIDFLRSDIFEEVLNYMYTAKISVKKEDVNLMMSSGQILGIRFLDKLCSQKRDVSSPDENNGQSKSKYCLKINRPIGDAADPQDDDVEEIGDQDDSPSDDTVEGTPPSQEDGKSPTTTLRVQEAILKELGSEEVRKVNCYGQEVESMETPESKDLGSQTPQALTFNDGMSEVKDEQTPGWTTAASDMKFEYLLYGHHREQIACQACGKTFSDEGRLRKHEKLHTADRPFVCEMCTKGFTTQAHLKEHLKIHTGYKPYSCEVCGKSFIRAPDLKKHERVHSNERPFACHMCDKAFKHKSHLKDHERRHRGEKPFVCGSCTKAFAKASDLKRHENNMHSERKQVTPSAMQSETEQLQAAAMAAEAEQQLETIACS